The sequence below is a genomic window from Campylobacter sp. MIT 12-8780.
CGTAGAAAACATAGTCAAACGTTTTAAAACAGGGGCGATGAGTTATGGTTCTATCTCAAAAGAAGTGCATGAATGCCTTGCCATAGCGATGAACCGTTTGGGAGCAAAAAGTAATTCAGGCGAAGGTGGCGAAGATGAAACGCGTTATATCAAAGAGCTTAACGGCGATGATAAAAGCTCAGCTATCAAGCAAGTTGCCAGTGGGCGTTTTGGTGTAAATATTAATTATCTTGTCAATGCCAAAGAACTGCAAATCAAAGTCGCACAAGGTGCAAAGCCCGGAGAGGGCGGACAGCTCATGGGCTTTAAGGTTTATCCTTGGATTGCTAAAGCGCGCCATTCTACACCGGGCGTTTCTTTGATCTCTCCTCCTCCTCATCATGATATTTACTCGATTGAGGATTTAGCTCAGCTTATTTATGATCTTAAAAACGCAAATGATAAAGCCAGCATTTCAGTCAAGTTAGTTAGTGAAGCAGGCATAGGAACGGTTGCGGCAGGTGTAGCTAAGGCTGGGGCAAACTGCATTTTAGTTTCAGGCTATGATGGAGGCACAGGAGCTAGCCCTAGAACAAGTATAGCTAATGCTGGAATTCCTTGGGAAATAGGGCTTGCTGAGACTCATCAAACCTTGATTTTAAACAAGCTGCGAGATAGGGTTCGCCTTGAAACAGATGGCAAGCTTATGAGTGGGCGAGATTTAGCTGTGGCTGCACTTTTAGGGGCTGAGGAATTTGGCTTTGCGATCGCTCCTTTGATCGTGCTGGGTTGTACGATGATGAGAGTATGCCACTTAAACACTTGTCCTTTTGGTATAGCTACGCAGGATTTAGAGCTTAGAGGACGTTTTAAAGGTAAGCCTGAATGGGTAGAAAATTTCATGCGTTTTATCGCTGAAGAACTGCGTGAATATATGGCAAAACTTGGCTTTGAAAAGCTTGATGATATGATAGGCAGGGTTGATAAACTCTTTCAAAAGAAAAATTTACAAGGCAAGGCAAGCAAGGTTAATCTTGATAGCATTTTAAAATCTTTAGCAACCTACAACCAAACAGCCGTGCATTTTCAAGGCTTTAAAGATAACAAACTTGAAAAAACAATTGATTATAGAGTGCTTTTACCCCTTTGCAAAGAAGCTGTATCAAAGGGCAAAAAGATCAAGCTTGCTTTAGAGGTAAGCAACTCAAGTAGAACCTTTGCAACTATGCTTTCAAGCGAGATTACTAGAGTATATGGAGCCAAAGGCTTAAATGAAGGGCAAATCAGCATAGAAGCTATAGGCAATGCTGGAAACAGCTTTGGAGCGTTTTTATGCAAGGGCATTGAGCTTTGTATAGTAGGTGATGCAAATGATTATCTAGGCAAAGGCTTAAGCGGTGGCAAGATCAGTGCAAAAGTAAGCAAAGAAGCAAATTTCTTAGCAGAAGACAATATCATCGCTGGCAATGCTTGCTTATACGGCGCAACTGAGGGGCAAGTGTATCTTGATGGCATAGCAGGAGAAAGGTTTTGCGTGAGAAATTCAGGAGCAAGTGCAGTCGTGCTTGGCACAGGCGTGCATGGTTGTGAATACATGACAGGAGGACGCGTCGTCGTGCTTGGCGATATAGGTGCAAATTTTGCTGCTGGTATGAGTGGGGGCGTAGCCTATATATACGGACGTCACAATGAAGGTTTTGTCAATACCGAGCTAGTGGATATCTTAGAGCTAAGCAAAGATGATGAAAATGAGCTTTTAGGCTTGATAAATGAGCATTTAAAGCACACAAGCTCAGTCAAAGCTGCACGCATACTCAAACGTTTTAGCCCAAAAAATTTCTTTAAAATCATGCCAAGGGATTATGCAAAAATGCTTCAAACCCTAGAACTATGCAAAAAAGAAAAAAACCCAGAACTCGCAGCCTTTGAGCTAATAACCAAGGGCAAGTGAGCTTTGAAAAAGTTTAGGAATTTGGTAGAATTGAGAAAAATTTAAGGAAATAAAATGGAAAAGAAATTGACTTTTTATGAGGCGATTGTCGAGGCTTTGAGATTGGCTAAAGTTCCGCTTACGCGCCCACAAATTTGGGAAGAAATTCAACAAAGAAAGCTTTTTACAACAGCTGGAAAAACACCTGTTTCTTCAATTGCAACTTATCTTTATATGAATATCAAAAACAAAGGCGAAAAAGCTGATTTTATCATCGTTTCAAAACAACCTGCTACATTTTGGCTTAAAAGTAGAAGTGCGGAACTAGACAATAAAAAACCAGAACAATTTATCCAAGAAACCCCTATAAAAAAACCAGCAAAAGAAAAATTTAACGAAAGAGACTTGCACCCATTACTTGTGAAATTTTTGCATGAGAGTGAATTTAACGCTTATGCAAAGACGATTTACCATGAAAAAAGTGTAAAAAATACAAGTGGTAAGAACAAATGGGATCATCCTGATATCGTCGCTGTTTCTTTTCCTTTTGGAAGTTATAAAAACGAGACTTTAGAATTGCTTCAAAATATCGATAGACCAGATTATAAGCTTTACTCTTTTGAGTTAAAAATTGCTTTAAATTTTGGCAATCTTAAAGAATGTTATTTTCAAGCTGTATCAAATTCAAGCTGGGCAAATGAGGGCTATTTAGTCGTGTATGAAGAAGTTGATAGCGAGGTATTAGCCGTGCTTGTGAGGCTTAATGCGAGCTTTGGTATAGGACTTATAAAACTTGAAAGTGAAATTGCAAATTCTAAAATTGTGATTCAAGCTAGAGAAAATACAAGCTTAGATGTTGAGACTATCGATGTTTTAGTAACTAATAATAGCAATTTTAGGGATTTTATCAACGATATAAATCGCAAGATAAAAGCTCATTATGAAAATATAGGCGAGATTAACTCAAGCTTTGATAAGGTTTTAGAAGATGATGAGTTTGCAAAATACCTTAAAGACAAACATATAAACAAAGGAGACTAAGATGGCAAATCCTAGAGGATTTTTAGAATTTAATAGAGCAAAAATTGCAAAAATTGCGCCACTTGAACGTATTAAAAATTATAAAGAATTTACACTCGCTTTTGATGAAAAAGAGCAGATTGAGCAGGCAAGCCGCTGTATGAATTGTGGTGTGCCTTTTTGTCAAGCTGGGCTTGTTGAGGATAAAAAAGATATAGGCTGTCCTTTGCATAATTTAATCCCAGAATTTAACGATGCTGTGTATAAAGGCAATTACGCCCTAGCTTATGAGCGTTTAAGCCTTACTAATCCTTTTCCTGAATTTACAAGCCGTGTTTGTCCAGCTCCTTGTGAGGATAGCTGTGTGTGTGCGATTAACTCACAAAGCGTAACCATAAAAGCAAACGAATACGCCATTATAGAAAATGCCTTTAAGATGAAACTTGTTAAAGCAAGTAAGCCCCAGCATTATAATGGCTTAAAAATAGCCATAGTAGGAAGCGGTCCCTCAGCTTTAGCTGCAGCTTACAAGCTCAATTTACTTGGTTATAAGGTGAGCGTTTTTGAAAGAAGCGATCGTTTGGGCGGGCTTTTGATGTATGGCATACCTGATATGAAGCTTGAAAAAAGTGTGGTTGAAAGAAGGATAGAGCTTTTAAGACAAAGTGGCATAGAGTTTAAAACCAAGCAAGATATCAACAGCAAAGAAAAGGCTGATACGCTCATCAAGGATTATGACGCTGTGATCTTAGCTACTGGCGCAAGTAAGCCAAATGACTTAAACATCAAAGGTAGAGAGCTTGAGGGCATAATGTTTGCAGTGGATTTTCTTACCCTAAACACAAAAAGTTT
It includes:
- a CDS encoding glutamate synthase subunit beta; this encodes MANPRGFLEFNRAKIAKIAPLERIKNYKEFTLAFDEKEQIEQASRCMNCGVPFCQAGLVEDKKDIGCPLHNLIPEFNDAVYKGNYALAYERLSLTNPFPEFTSRVCPAPCEDSCVCAINSQSVTIKANEYAIIENAFKMKLVKASKPQHYNGLKIAIVGSGPSALAAAYKLNLLGYKVSVFERSDRLGGLLMYGIPDMKLEKSVVERRIELLRQSGIEFKTKQDINSKEKADTLIKDYDAVILATGASKPNDLNIKGRELEGIMFAVDFLTLNTKSLLDNGKAASLAKGKDVLIIGSGDTSVDCVAVATRQGAKSITRFERSPKRPLTRTKDNPWPLKADIFTTDYGLEEAIAVYKKDPREYQKATQEFIGKNGKVTAVLASDLKRVQKEGKFINQIVPNSQKSYKADLVLLAMGFSGCENELAKNFKLELDEKNNILSTNYQSTRKKVFVCGDARMGQSLVVNAIEDGKCCAKAISEFLSKA
- a CDS encoding HTH domain-containing protein; translation: MEKKLTFYEAIVEALRLAKVPLTRPQIWEEIQQRKLFTTAGKTPVSSIATYLYMNIKNKGEKADFIIVSKQPATFWLKSRSAELDNKKPEQFIQETPIKKPAKEKFNERDLHPLLVKFLHESEFNAYAKTIYHEKSVKNTSGKNKWDHPDIVAVSFPFGSYKNETLELLQNIDRPDYKLYSFELKIALNFGNLKECYFQAVSNSSWANEGYLVVYEEVDSEVLAVLVRLNASFGIGLIKLESEIANSKIVIQARENTSLDVETIDVLVTNNSNFRDFINDINRKIKAHYENIGEINSSFDKVLEDDEFAKYLKDKHINKGD